Proteins from one Nerophis lumbriciformis linkage group LG16, RoL_Nlum_v2.1, whole genome shotgun sequence genomic window:
- the selenot2 gene encoding selenoprotein T2 has protein sequence MAEYSQAGLVAALLLFTALTLHDVYVGRSSPPHSSGPGPSVDVNRGMEPGKAAKSTMYSGPVLRFQYCISUGYSKAFQEYSRAISQLYPDMRIEGENFPPTRLNRILGNLISYVKLLSILLIVSGQNVFVMLGVNTPRAWTWSQENKIFSCLMAFFLCNMMETHFLSTGAFEVTLNDVPIWSKLQSGYVPNIQEIFQILDNHLKMNQVDPASFSTV, from the exons ATGGCGGAGTATAGCCAGGCAGGGCTTGTCGCGGCTCTGCTCCTCTTCACGGCTCTTACCCTCCACGACGTTTACGTCGGCAGGTCGAGTCCGCCACACAGCAGCGGTCCCGGCCCGTCAGTGGACGTGAATCGGGGGATGGAGCCCGGCAAAGCTGCCAAATCGACAATGTATAGCGGGCCTGTACTCAGATTCCAGTACTG TATCTCCTGAGGCTACAGTAAAGCATTCCAGGAGTACTCTCGGGCTATCAGCCAATTGTACCCGGACATGCGCATTGAAGGCGAAAACTTCCCCCCCACCCGTCTCAACAG GATTCTTGGCAACTTGATCTCCTATGTGAAGCTTCTCTCCATCTTGTTGATCGTCAGCGGCCAGAACGTGTTCGTCATGCTCGGCGTCAACACGCCCAGAGCCTGGACCTGGAGTCAGGAGAACAAG ATTTTCTCCTGTCTGATGGCCTTCTTCCTTTGCAACATGATGGAGACCCACTTCCTGTCCACCGGAGCCTTTGAAGTTACTCTCAATG ACGTTCCCATCTGGTCGAAGCTTCAGTCGGGTTACGTGCCAAACATCCAGGAGATCTTCCAGATTCTAGACAACCACTTGAAGATGAACCAGGTGGATCCCGCAAGCTTCTCCACGGTTTAG